The Prionailurus bengalensis isolate Pbe53 chromosome A3, Fcat_Pben_1.1_paternal_pri, whole genome shotgun sequence genome includes a window with the following:
- the SPINT4 gene encoding kunitz-type protease inhibitor 4 — MKPAELGFLLGLFIFFLLTTPLMGGVARLAEMICGDLKDPCKMDMNPGSCFEIHFRFFYNQTSKRCESFIFTGCNGNLNNYKLKLECDIACVEEYRIK; from the exons ATGAAGCCTGCTGAGTTGGGATTTCTTCTAggtctcttcatcttcttcttgCTGACTACCCCATTAATGGGTGGTGTTGCTAGACTTGCTGAAATGATATGTGGAGACCTCAAAG ATCCCTGCAAAATGGATATGAATCCTGGCAGCTGTTTTGAAATTCACTTTAGATTTTTCTACAACCAAACCTCCAAAAGATGTGAAAGTTTTATCTTCACTGGCTGTAATGGCAACCTTAACAACTACAAGCTTAAATTAGAATGTGACATAGCCTGTGTTGAAGAATACAGAATAAAGTAA